A single Symbiobacterium thermophilum IAM 14863 DNA region contains:
- a CDS encoding thioredoxin domain-containing protein, whose product MRPEPDAKRRSIALTAKPNRLIHEASPYLQQHAYNPVDWYPWGPEALERAKREDKPIFLSIGYSSCHWCHVMERESFADPETAEIMNRHFVCIKVDREERPDLDDIYQTICQLVTRSGGWPLSVWLTPEQKPFYVGTYFPPVERYGRPGFRQVLLALAQAWREKRQEVEKVAESWARGIAQTDELLPPAGPMPDHRLVADAARALAERIDRQHGGFGGAPKFPNTMALDLMLRHWKATGDDLFLHLVTLTLRKMAEGGIYDQLGGGFHRYSVDARWAVPHFEKMLYDNALLPAVYLAAWQATGEPLFRRIVEETLDYVLREMTHPEGGFFSTTDADSEGEEGRYYVWDPREVTAVLGPDLGALICRHYGVTEAGNFERTGKTVLHIAEPAADLASSLGLPVEEVERRLAEGRRRLLEARSRRVPPFRDEKILAGWNGLMISALARAGRILRRPDYAEAARRAATFVLDRLADGEGGLLRRYKDGHAGIPGYLEDHAFMAAGLIDLYECTFDERFLQEAMRLTEETLRRFYDGSGSFHLTQSGAEPLIHRPRDTTDQSVPSGAAVAVVNLLRLQPYRRDDRFREVADTAFRAHRDLMARVPGATATLLQALDLYLDGPTEVTLVGDPPEAWLEALGRRYEPNLVLTRIEAPRDDAPIWAGKAAGTGPVAYVCRNFACSPPATTWEELAHHLGGA is encoded by the coding sequence ATTCGCCCGGAGCCTGACGCAAAAAGGAGGTCGATCGCCCTGACCGCCAAGCCCAACCGGCTCATCCACGAGGCGTCACCCTACCTGCAGCAGCACGCCTACAACCCAGTCGACTGGTATCCCTGGGGTCCGGAAGCGCTGGAGCGCGCCAAGCGGGAGGATAAGCCGATCTTCCTGAGCATCGGCTACAGCAGCTGTCACTGGTGCCACGTGATGGAGCGGGAGTCCTTCGCCGACCCCGAGACCGCGGAGATCATGAACCGGCACTTCGTCTGTATCAAGGTGGACCGCGAGGAGCGGCCGGATCTGGATGACATCTACCAGACCATCTGCCAGCTGGTCACCCGGTCCGGGGGCTGGCCGCTCTCCGTGTGGCTGACCCCGGAGCAAAAGCCGTTCTACGTGGGCACCTACTTCCCGCCTGTCGAACGGTACGGCCGTCCGGGCTTCCGGCAGGTGCTCCTCGCCCTTGCCCAGGCGTGGCGGGAAAAGCGCCAGGAGGTCGAGAAGGTCGCCGAAAGCTGGGCCCGGGGCATCGCCCAGACGGACGAGCTGCTGCCCCCCGCAGGGCCGATGCCGGATCACCGGCTCGTCGCCGACGCCGCCCGCGCGCTCGCGGAACGCATCGACCGGCAGCACGGGGGCTTCGGCGGCGCACCCAAGTTCCCCAACACGATGGCCTTGGATCTCATGCTGCGTCACTGGAAGGCCACCGGCGACGACCTCTTCCTGCACCTCGTCACGCTCACGCTGCGCAAGATGGCCGAGGGCGGCATCTACGACCAACTGGGCGGGGGCTTCCACCGCTACTCGGTGGACGCCCGCTGGGCCGTGCCGCACTTCGAGAAGATGCTCTACGACAACGCGCTGCTGCCCGCGGTCTACCTGGCGGCCTGGCAAGCCACCGGCGAGCCCCTGTTCCGGCGGATCGTCGAGGAGACCCTGGACTACGTCCTCCGGGAGATGACCCACCCCGAGGGCGGCTTTTTCAGCACGACCGACGCCGACTCCGAGGGTGAGGAAGGACGGTACTACGTCTGGGATCCCCGGGAGGTGACGGCCGTCCTCGGGCCGGATCTGGGTGCGCTTATCTGCCGCCACTACGGCGTGACTGAGGCGGGCAACTTCGAGCGGACCGGCAAGACGGTGCTGCACATCGCCGAGCCGGCCGCAGACCTGGCCAGCAGCCTGGGCCTTCCGGTGGAGGAAGTGGAACGGCGGCTGGCGGAGGGACGGCGAAGGCTGCTGGAGGCCCGCTCCCGGCGTGTTCCGCCGTTTCGCGATGAGAAGATCCTCGCCGGCTGGAACGGGCTGATGATCTCGGCCCTGGCCAGGGCGGGACGCATCCTCCGGCGGCCGGACTATGCGGAGGCGGCCCGACGCGCCGCCACGTTCGTGCTGGACCGCCTGGCTGATGGCGAGGGCGGGCTGCTGCGCCGGTACAAGGACGGGCATGCCGGCATTCCCGGCTACCTGGAGGACCACGCCTTCATGGCCGCGGGCCTGATCGACCTGTACGAGTGCACCTTCGACGAGCGCTTCCTCCAGGAGGCCATGCGACTGACCGAGGAGACGCTTCGCCGCTTCTACGACGGCTCGGGCTCGTTCCACCTCACGCAGTCCGGGGCCGAACCGCTGATCCACCGCCCGCGGGACACCACGGACCAGTCGGTCCCCTCTGGCGCGGCAGTGGCGGTCGTGAACCTGCTGCGGCTGCAGCCGTATCGCCGGGATGATCGCTTCCGGGAGGTAGCCGACACCGCTTTCCGCGCCCACCGAGACCTGATGGCCCGGGTCCCCGGCGCCACGGCCACCTTGCTGCAGGCACTTGATCTCTACCTGGACGGCCCCACGGAGGTGACACTGGTCGGCGACCCGCCCGAGGCCTGGCTGGAAGCGCTGGGCCGCCGGTACGAGCCGAACCTGGTGCTAACCCGGATCGAAGCGCCGCGGGACGACGCGCCCATCTGGGCCGGGAAGGCCGCCGGAACTGGCCCGGTCGCCTACGTCTGCCGCAACTTCGCCTGCTCGCCGCCGGCCACCACATGGGAGGAGTTGGCCCACCACCTGGGGGGAGCGTGA
- a CDS encoding cell wall hydrolase, translating to MARLMRAEAEGEGDLGMLMVGNVITNRVYANCGEFQGLRSVRDIINRDLATECRTGFEAVCKPYFWQGARERDIRLAERNARGEQQHPATYALWFFRPPGQACPATWWGRPLAGQYKNHCFYLADAQACPRVFS from the coding sequence ATGGCGCGGCTGATGCGGGCTGAGGCCGAGGGCGAAGGCGACCTCGGCATGCTCATGGTCGGAAACGTCATCACCAATCGCGTCTACGCCAACTGCGGTGAGTTTCAGGGGCTGCGCTCGGTGCGGGACATCATCAACCGAGACCTGGCCACCGAGTGCCGAACCGGGTTTGAGGCGGTGTGCAAGCCCTACTTCTGGCAGGGCGCCCGTGAGCGCGACATCCGCCTGGCGGAGCGCAACGCCAGGGGGGAGCAGCAGCATCCGGCCACGTATGCGCTCTGGTTCTTCCGGCCACCGGGTCAGGCGTGCCCGGCTACCTGGTGGGGCAGGCCGCTGGCCGGCCAGTACAAGAACCACTGCTTCTACCTGGCGGATGCCCAGGCGTGCCCACGGGTCTTTTCGTAG
- the gerQ gene encoding spore coat protein GerQ, translated as MVLSEMVPMGEMMPWGGMAPMGGPGPMSKPMMPYGRPGWPVMPQMTPGMMPGMMPGMMPGMMPGMMPGMMPGITPGMVPGMTPGTTPGMMPPMTSPQMMMPPGAPPELVYGGQVMIPQEQSYVENILRMNRGKTATVYATYDNNPEWAARVFRGQVENAARDHVVLSDPQTGMRYVILMVNIDYLTFDEPLRYPEEIYRPPGTF; from the coding sequence ATGGTTCTGAGCGAGATGGTGCCGATGGGCGAGATGATGCCATGGGGCGGGATGGCGCCGATGGGCGGACCCGGCCCGATGAGCAAGCCGATGATGCCTTACGGCCGGCCCGGCTGGCCGGTGATGCCCCAGATGACGCCAGGGATGATGCCGGGGATGATGCCGGGGATGATGCCGGGGATGATGCCGGGGATGATGCCGGGGATGATGCCGGGGATAACGCCGGGGATGGTGCCGGGGATGACGCCGGGGACGACGCCGGGGATGATGCCGCCGATGACGTCGCCGCAGATGATGATGCCGCCGGGCGCGCCGCCGGAACTAGTTTACGGCGGCCAGGTCATGATCCCGCAGGAGCAAAGCTACGTGGAGAACATCCTGCGGATGAACCGGGGCAAGACGGCGACGGTCTACGCCACCTACGACAACAACCCGGAATGGGCCGCCCGGGTCTTCCGGGGACAGGTGGAGAACGCGGCGCGGGATCACGTCGTGCTGAGCGATCCCCAGACCGGCATGCGCTACGTGATCCTCATGGTGAACATCGACTACCTCACCTTCGACGAACCCCTGCGCTACCCGGAGGAGATCTACCGACCGCCGGGGACGTTCTGA
- a CDS encoding Dps family protein → MPEKLQLPQSPAGQLTATMTNLANFQGQFNMDKSGYNPNMPGHGTNHSMITRQQPRTVKKVGAGIGLPYEVRLEMALQLDDHQCALNVALHQYRKHHWLTEGAEAFHSLHHLLDEHIEKTSKHIDDIGERVARLGGVPTAHPVTQHELSYIKHEVEGRHSMRDFLRNDLEHELKIQEMLRKTIKRAHELGDWGTVEVLEDILVEREDLAYHLYSVLEDDTLVRGMTHLLDGNYDMAGDRPMPPDSKLQ, encoded by the coding sequence ATGCCAGAGAAGCTTCAGCTTCCCCAATCGCCGGCGGGACAGCTCACCGCCACCATGACCAACCTGGCCAACTTCCAGGGCCAGTTCAACATGGACAAGTCCGGCTACAACCCGAACATGCCGGGGCACGGCACCAACCACTCCATGATCACCCGGCAACAGCCGCGCACGGTGAAGAAGGTGGGCGCCGGCATCGGGCTCCCTTACGAGGTGCGGCTCGAGATGGCGCTGCAGCTGGATGACCACCAGTGCGCGCTGAACGTGGCGCTCCACCAGTACCGCAAGCACCACTGGCTCACCGAGGGCGCAGAGGCGTTCCACAGCCTGCACCACCTGCTGGACGAGCACATCGAGAAGACCTCCAAGCACATCGACGACATCGGCGAGCGGGTGGCCCGCCTGGGCGGCGTTCCCACGGCTCATCCGGTGACCCAGCACGAGCTCTCGTACATCAAGCACGAGGTTGAGGGCCGCCACTCCATGCGTGACTTCCTGCGCAACGACCTGGAGCACGAACTGAAGATCCAGGAGATGCTGCGCAAAACGATCAAGCGGGCCCACGAACTCGGCGACTGGGGCACGGTGGAGGTGCTGGAGGACATCCTGGTCGAGCGGGAGGACCTGGCGTACCACCTCTACAGCGTGCTGGAGGACGACACGCTGGTGCGCGGCATGACCCACCTGCTCGACGGGAACTACGACATGGCCGGCGACCGCCCGATGCCGCCTGACAGCAAGCTCCAGTGA
- a CDS encoding flavin reductase family protein: MDAQVKKQVLRKLTYGLYVATAKQGDQAAAATVNWLSQASFQPPLVMMAVKADSGLHALLSQGATVAVNILGADQKGMAETFFRPTQLEGNTLNGVPFTPGETGAPLLQGVPAAFEAKVVHSYAGGDHTVFVMEVVAVHLYDPEAKVLEMWDTGWFYGG, from the coding sequence ATGGATGCACAGGTGAAGAAGCAGGTCCTGCGGAAGCTCACGTACGGCCTCTACGTCGCCACCGCCAAGCAGGGCGACCAGGCCGCGGCGGCGACCGTCAACTGGCTGTCCCAGGCCTCGTTCCAGCCGCCCCTGGTGATGATGGCCGTGAAGGCCGACAGCGGCCTGCACGCGCTGCTGAGCCAGGGGGCGACGGTCGCGGTGAACATCCTGGGCGCCGACCAGAAGGGGATGGCGGAGACCTTCTTCCGGCCGACCCAGCTGGAGGGGAACACGCTCAACGGCGTGCCGTTCACCCCCGGCGAGACCGGGGCGCCGCTGCTGCAGGGCGTTCCCGCGGCGTTCGAGGCCAAGGTGGTCCATTCGTATGCGGGCGGCGACCACACCGTCTTCGTGATGGAGGTTGTGGCGGTGCACCTGTACGACCCCGAGGCCAAGGTGCTCGAGATGTGGGACACCGGCTGGTTCTACGGCGGCTGA
- a CDS encoding MFS transporter — translation MDTGWKRNVVLFLGSQTLSLLGTSLVQYAIFWYITLTTQSGAAMTVYIICGFLPTFFLSPFAGVWADRFSRRRLIAASDAAIAAATLVLALLFMAGYDSLWLLYVMAAVRAAGSGVQGPAVSALIPDIVPQEQLTRVNGANSSIQAIVTLVSPMLSGALFSQAPLAAIFLIDVATAAAAIAILLALVRTPVHAKAREAQATSYFADLAEGFRYIAGQAYIKAFFAFCALFFVLSAPVSFLTPLQVARTFGDDIWYLTAIEVGFSVGMILGGALTAAWGGLRNRVHTMALATLLFGACTFALGVVRDFRVYLAIMGLSGITMPLFNTPATVLLQENVDENMLGRVFGVMNMLASAMMPLGMLVFGPLADLIRIEAMLVATGILMALQGVLLLSNRVLVRAGVRAT, via the coding sequence GTGGATACAGGCTGGAAACGGAACGTCGTGTTGTTCCTCGGCAGCCAGACGCTCTCCCTGCTCGGCACGTCGCTGGTACAGTACGCGATCTTCTGGTACATCACCCTGACCACGCAATCCGGCGCCGCGATGACCGTCTACATCATCTGCGGTTTCCTGCCCACCTTTTTCCTTTCCCCGTTCGCCGGGGTGTGGGCGGACCGGTTCAGCCGCAGGCGGCTCATCGCCGCGTCGGACGCCGCCATCGCCGCGGCGACGCTGGTGCTCGCCCTGCTCTTCATGGCCGGGTATGACTCCCTGTGGCTGCTGTACGTGATGGCGGCCGTCCGGGCGGCGGGCAGCGGGGTGCAGGGCCCGGCCGTGAGCGCCCTCATTCCCGACATCGTCCCGCAGGAGCAGCTGACCCGCGTCAACGGCGCCAACAGCAGCATCCAGGCCATCGTGACCCTGGTGTCTCCCATGCTGAGCGGCGCCCTGTTCTCCCAGGCGCCCCTCGCGGCGATCTTCCTCATCGACGTGGCGACAGCCGCCGCCGCCATCGCGATCCTGCTGGCCCTGGTGCGCACCCCTGTCCATGCGAAGGCTCGGGAGGCGCAGGCCACAAGCTACTTCGCCGACCTGGCCGAAGGCTTCCGCTACATCGCCGGCCAGGCGTACATCAAGGCCTTCTTCGCCTTCTGCGCGCTGTTCTTCGTGTTGTCCGCCCCCGTCTCGTTCCTGACGCCCCTCCAGGTGGCGCGCACCTTCGGCGACGACATCTGGTATCTGACGGCCATCGAGGTGGGGTTCTCGGTGGGAATGATCCTGGGCGGGGCCCTCACCGCCGCGTGGGGCGGATTGCGAAACCGTGTGCACACCATGGCCCTGGCGACGCTGCTGTTCGGAGCGTGCACCTTCGCCCTCGGCGTGGTCCGGGACTTCCGGGTCTACCTGGCCATCATGGGGCTGAGCGGTATCACGATGCCGCTGTTCAACACGCCGGCCACGGTGCTCCTGCAGGAGAACGTGGACGAGAACATGCTGGGCCGGGTCTTCGGCGTGATGAACATGCTCGCCAGCGCGATGATGCCCCTGGGCATGCTGGTCTTCGGTCCGCTGGCCGATCTCATCCGCATCGAGGCCATGCTGGTGGCAACCGGCATCCTGATGGCCCTGCAGGGGGTGCTTCTCCTGAGCAACCGGGTCCTGGTGCGCGCAGGAGTCCGGGCGACCTGA
- a CDS encoding divergent polysaccharide deacetylase family protein — MQRAQVAWVLFMFAAVLLLRTGPAVVAAFAPQDGYGSVFCNARPVPGQPPLLAIVIDDLTTGAPGLEEMLRLPYPLTFAILPDRPDAGALARRIAALGHEVILHLPMDAGEVDPQWYVGRPISSRQSDEEIQQLVSEWLAAVPEARGMNNHMGTVATQDERVVRAVLEVARRHGKYILDSMTTENTVVPRTAVEMGVPCMQRSLFLDHENGEEVVAAQLYKLAEWAETHGAAIGIGHVGVGREGTAAALAEVLPELEARGIRLVTLSQLLSYQQEN; from the coding sequence GTGCAGAGGGCACAGGTGGCGTGGGTGCTGTTCATGTTCGCGGCGGTCCTGCTGCTCCGGACGGGGCCGGCGGTGGTCGCCGCGTTCGCGCCGCAGGACGGATACGGCTCCGTCTTCTGCAACGCGCGCCCGGTTCCCGGGCAGCCTCCCCTGCTGGCGATCGTCATCGACGACCTGACGACCGGGGCGCCGGGGCTGGAGGAGATGCTGCGGCTGCCGTACCCGCTCACCTTCGCGATCCTGCCTGACCGGCCCGACGCCGGGGCGCTGGCCCGGCGCATCGCCGCCCTCGGACACGAGGTCATCCTGCACTTGCCCATGGACGCGGGAGAGGTGGATCCCCAGTGGTACGTGGGCCGGCCCATCTCCTCCCGACAGTCGGACGAGGAGATCCAGCAGCTGGTCTCGGAGTGGCTGGCCGCCGTGCCGGAGGCCCGGGGCATGAACAACCACATGGGCACGGTGGCCACGCAGGACGAGCGCGTGGTCCGGGCGGTGCTGGAGGTGGCCCGCCGGCATGGGAAGTACATCCTCGACAGCATGACCACCGAGAACACGGTTGTGCCGCGGACGGCGGTGGAGATGGGCGTCCCCTGCATGCAGCGTTCGCTGTTCCTCGACCACGAGAACGGCGAGGAGGTGGTGGCCGCCCAGCTCTACAAGCTGGCCGAGTGGGCGGAGACCCACGGCGCCGCCATCGGGATCGGCCATGTGGGCGTCGGCCGGGAGGGCACCGCTGCCGCGCTGGCGGAGGTGCTGCCCGAACTGGAGGCGCGGGGGATCCGGCTGGTCACCCTTTCGCAACTGCTCTCCTATCAGCAGGAAAATTAG
- a CDS encoding MATE family efflux transporter: MRRGSQRDFTQGSIPRHIIMFSLPLFAGNLLQMLYNVVDSIWVGQVIGKNALGAVSVSQPLIFALISLVVGLTMATTTLVGQYRGAGKEELVQRTIGTSLILLAGLGAVVGVLGVLLRYPLLRMIDTPEEIIHDAAAYLAIFMGGILFLFLYNTLGAILRGLGDANTPLIALAIATVLNIILDGIFILGLGPVPPMGVPGVAIATVVAQGISAIWLARWILKKTDLIRLSRDYWRVDWGLAGRIFRIGLPAGLQQAVVSFGMVTVTALINSYGPDVVAAFGAAQRLDQAAFLPSMSMGLAVTSVVAQNLGAGKLDRVSAAVRWCAGLGVAITGLVTLVAVLKPTILIALFNREPDVLAAGSLYLRINGWSYIFFALVFVLGGVMRGAGDTMATLVLTIIGLWVVRVPAAYLLARSFGMGPAGIWTGILISAIASFLLHLAYYSTGRWKRKVPSVEPAVAERT, from the coding sequence ATGCGTCGCGGTTCACAGCGTGACTTCACGCAGGGCTCCATTCCCCGCCACATCATCATGTTTTCGCTGCCGCTGTTTGCCGGCAACCTCCTCCAGATGCTCTACAACGTGGTCGACTCCATCTGGGTGGGCCAGGTGATCGGCAAGAACGCCCTCGGGGCCGTGTCGGTCTCCCAGCCCCTGATCTTCGCCCTCATCTCCCTCGTCGTCGGCCTGACGATGGCGACGACCACGCTGGTGGGCCAGTACCGGGGCGCCGGGAAGGAAGAGCTGGTGCAGCGGACCATCGGCACCTCGCTGATCCTGCTGGCGGGCCTCGGCGCGGTGGTGGGGGTGCTGGGCGTCCTCCTCCGCTACCCGCTCCTCCGGATGATCGACACGCCGGAGGAGATCATCCACGATGCCGCCGCCTACCTGGCCATCTTCATGGGAGGCATCCTGTTCCTCTTCCTGTACAACACCCTCGGGGCCATCCTCCGGGGCCTGGGCGACGCCAACACGCCACTGATCGCCCTGGCGATCGCGACGGTCCTCAACATCATCCTGGACGGCATCTTCATCCTGGGGCTGGGTCCTGTTCCCCCGATGGGTGTCCCGGGCGTGGCCATCGCGACGGTGGTGGCCCAGGGCATCAGCGCCATCTGGCTGGCCCGCTGGATCCTGAAGAAGACGGACCTGATCCGGCTCAGCCGGGACTATTGGCGGGTGGACTGGGGGCTGGCCGGGCGCATCTTCCGGATCGGCCTGCCTGCCGGGCTGCAGCAGGCGGTGGTCTCCTTCGGCATGGTGACGGTGACGGCCCTGATCAACAGCTACGGGCCGGACGTCGTGGCTGCCTTCGGCGCGGCCCAGCGGCTGGACCAGGCGGCCTTCCTCCCGTCGATGTCGATGGGTCTGGCGGTTACCTCGGTGGTGGCGCAGAACCTGGGCGCGGGGAAGCTGGACCGGGTCTCGGCCGCGGTCCGCTGGTGCGCCGGCCTGGGCGTGGCCATCACCGGCCTGGTGACGCTGGTGGCGGTCCTGAAGCCGACGATCCTGATCGCCCTGTTCAACCGGGAGCCCGACGTGCTGGCCGCCGGCAGCCTCTACCTGCGGATCAACGGCTGGAGCTACATCTTCTTCGCGCTGGTGTTCGTGCTGGGCGGCGTGATGCGCGGCGCCGGCGACACCATGGCCACGCTGGTGCTCACGATCATCGGCCTGTGGGTGGTGCGGGTGCCCGCCGCCTACCTGCTGGCCCGCTCCTTCGGGATGGGACCGGCCGGCATCTGGACGGGCATCCTGATCTCCGCGATCGCCTCCTTCCTGCTGCACCTGGCGTACTACTCCACCGGCCGCTGGAAGCGGAAGGTGCCGTCCGTCGAGCCGGCAGTGGCCGAGCGGACGTAG
- a CDS encoding ABC transporter substrate-binding protein gives MVVLLLAGCSAAREGSEQSGAPPGEVRIGYMPNLTHAQAVLGVAEGTFARHLGVPVRPRLFTSGSAALQALFAGEVDLLYIGPAPALQGYLRSDGDALRVIAGAASGGSVLVLRPDVDRDDLRGTRLATPGIGNSQDAALRYLLMQEGWRTRERGGDVTVSPMAPAEILTLFSRGELDGAWVAEPWGSRLIAEAGGVLAIDERELWPDGTVPTTLVAVRPGFLSEQPEAVRRFLEAHVSLTREIQADPDGSRERVRQALAELQGRPLSDLVMADAWARVDFTFDPMADAVAELADRAFRAGLLGASRPDLTSLYDLTLLQEVAP, from the coding sequence GTGGTTGTGCTTCTGCTCGCCGGCTGCTCGGCCGCCAGGGAGGGGTCGGAGCAGTCGGGCGCGCCGCCGGGCGAGGTCCGCATCGGTTACATGCCCAACCTCACCCATGCCCAGGCGGTGCTCGGCGTGGCCGAAGGGACGTTTGCGCGCCATCTCGGCGTCCCGGTGCGGCCGCGCCTTTTCACGTCGGGTTCGGCGGCGCTTCAGGCGCTCTTCGCCGGGGAGGTGGACCTGCTCTACATCGGTCCGGCCCCGGCGCTTCAGGGGTACCTGCGTTCGGACGGGGACGCCCTGCGGGTGATCGCCGGCGCGGCGTCGGGCGGTTCGGTCCTCGTCCTCCGGCCGGACGTCGACCGGGACGATCTGCGCGGCACCCGCCTGGCGACGCCGGGGATCGGCAACAGCCAGGACGCGGCCCTGCGGTACCTGCTCATGCAGGAGGGCTGGCGCACCCGGGAGCGGGGCGGCGACGTGACCGTCTCGCCCATGGCTCCCGCGGAGATCCTGACCCTGTTCAGCCGGGGCGAGCTGGACGGCGCGTGGGTCGCAGAGCCATGGGGAAGCCGGCTGATCGCGGAAGCGGGCGGCGTCCTCGCCATCGATGAGCGGGAGCTCTGGCCGGACGGCACGGTTCCCACCACGCTGGTGGCGGTTCGCCCTGGGTTCCTCAGCGAGCAACCGGAGGCCGTGCGGCGCTTCCTGGAGGCGCACGTCTCCCTCACCCGGGAGATCCAGGCCGACCCGGACGGCAGCCGCGAACGGGTCAGGCAGGCCCTGGCGGAGCTGCAGGGGCGCCCGCTGAGCGATCTGGTGATGGCGGATGCCTGGGCGCGCGTCGACTTCACCTTCGACCCCATGGCGGACGCCGTGGCCGAGCTGGCCGACCGCGCCTTCCGGGCGGGGCTCCTCGGCGCCAGCCGGCCGGACCTCACCTCCCTGTACGACCTGACCCTGCTTCAGGAGGTGGCTCCATGA
- a CDS encoding ABC transporter ATP-binding protein: MRQPAVQPAPPELVLRSVTKHFPTRRGRIKVLDRVSLSVRKGEFLCLLGPSGCGKSTLFNIIAGLEEPDSGEVLVEGEPVAGPGPDRVLVFQDGALFPWLTALGNVEFGLSLQNIPRAERHERAMAALEMVRLARFRDAYIHELSGGMRQRVAIARALALEPKVLLMDEPFAALDAQTRNLMHEELQRIWARTGQTIIFVTHNVSEAIRLGDRIAVLSFRPGRVRREVTIQHPRPRKADDPHLLEIRTFLVRDLRSDVEAALEEELRDG, translated from the coding sequence ATGAGACAGCCGGCAGTCCAGCCGGCACCGCCTGAGCTGGTCCTGCGCTCGGTGACCAAGCACTTCCCGACCCGACGCGGGCGGATCAAGGTCCTGGACCGGGTGAGCCTGAGCGTCCGGAAAGGCGAGTTTCTCTGCCTGCTCGGACCCTCGGGGTGCGGGAAGTCGACCCTGTTCAACATCATCGCGGGGCTGGAGGAGCCGGATTCGGGCGAGGTGCTGGTGGAAGGCGAGCCCGTCGCCGGACCGGGGCCCGACCGGGTGCTGGTCTTCCAAGACGGCGCCCTGTTCCCCTGGCTGACGGCCCTGGGCAACGTCGAGTTCGGCCTGAGCCTGCAGAACATACCCAGGGCCGAGCGGCACGAGCGGGCAATGGCGGCGCTGGAGATGGTGCGACTTGCCCGCTTCCGAGACGCGTACATCCACGAGCTTTCCGGCGGCATGCGCCAGCGTGTGGCCATCGCCCGCGCTCTGGCCCTGGAACCGAAGGTCCTGCTGATGGATGAGCCCTTCGCCGCACTGGACGCCCAGACCCGCAACCTCATGCACGAGGAGCTGCAGCGCATCTGGGCGCGGACGGGGCAGACCATCATCTTTGTGACGCACAATGTTTCCGAGGCGATCCGTCTGGGCGACCGCATTGCCGTGCTTTCCTTCCGGCCAGGCCGCGTCCGGCGCGAGGTGACGATCCAGCACCCGCGCCCCCGCAAAGCCGACGACCCGCACCTCCTGGAGATCCGCACCTTCCTCGTGCGCGACCTGCGCAGCGACGTGGAGGCGGCGCTGGAGGAGGAGCTGCGGGATGGCTAG
- a CDS encoding ABC transporter permease, protein MARWKAGLISAGLLLVAWQALCWTGLWPRYVFPWPEDVALTLWRLLTSLELAVALTHTLKRIGLGFALSAVGGLLLGLAMARSRTLSDLLGPVVQGLQSMPSICWYPLAVLWFGWNEGALLFVTTAGALFAVAAATESGVRNIPPSYVRAATTMGARGWRLYTRVVLPAALPSLLTGLRLGWSFAWRSLMAGELLFLNLGFGHLLAMGRDLGDASQVMAVIVVILAVGMVVDRACFSRAEAAVRVRFGYDKAA, encoded by the coding sequence ATGGCTAGGTGGAAGGCCGGTCTGATCTCCGCCGGGCTGCTGCTCGTCGCATGGCAGGCCCTGTGCTGGACCGGCCTCTGGCCCCGGTACGTGTTCCCCTGGCCCGAAGACGTCGCCCTGACCCTGTGGCGGCTGCTCACCAGCCTGGAGCTGGCGGTGGCCCTCACACACACGCTGAAGCGCATCGGGCTCGGCTTCGCCCTGTCCGCCGTCGGTGGCCTGCTGCTCGGCCTCGCCATGGCCCGTTCCCGGACGCTCAGCGACCTGCTGGGGCCCGTGGTGCAGGGGCTGCAGTCGATGCCCTCGATCTGCTGGTACCCGCTGGCCGTGCTCTGGTTCGGTTGGAACGAGGGCGCCCTGCTCTTCGTCACCACCGCGGGCGCCTTGTTCGCCGTCGCCGCCGCGACCGAGTCGGGTGTGCGCAACATCCCGCCGTCCTACGTGCGGGCCGCGACGACCATGGGGGCGCGGGGCTGGCGGCTGTACACGCGGGTGGTCCTGCCTGCCGCCCTGCCCTCGCTGCTCACGGGGCTCAGGCTGGGCTGGTCCTTTGCCTGGCGATCGCTCATGGCGGGTGAGCTGCTCTTCCTCAACCTGGGGTTTGGCCACCTGCTGGCGATGGGGCGCGACCTGGGCGACGCGAGCCAGGTGATGGCGGTGATCGTGGTGATCCTGGCGGTGGGCATGGTGGTGGACCGAGCCTGCTTCAGCCGGGCCGAGGCCGCGGTGCGGGTGCGCTTCGGCTACGACAAGGCGGCGTGA